In the genome of Candidatus Abyssobacteria bacterium SURF_5, one region contains:
- the nuoK gene encoding NADH-quinone oxidoreductase subunit NuoK has protein sequence MIPLQQTMILGAVLFGIGMLGFLTRRNLIVIFMSMELMLNAVNLNLIAFSNYHHSAQGQVFAVFVITVAAAEAATGLAILIALYRLYRSVNIDDANTLKW, from the coding sequence ATGATTCCGCTGCAGCAAACAATGATTCTCGGTGCCGTCCTGTTCGGCATCGGGATGCTGGGTTTCCTCACGAGGCGTAATCTGATCGTAATATTCATGTCAATGGAACTCATGCTCAACGCGGTCAACCTGAACCTGATCGCCTTTTCCAACTATCACCATTCGGCGCAGGGGCAGGTTTTCGCCGTTTTCGTCATAACGGTCGCCGCGGCCGAGGCGGCCACGGGACTTGCCATATTGATAGCTTTATACCGATTGTACCGGAGCGTCAACATAGACGACGCGAACACGCTGAAATGGTGA
- a CDS encoding NADH-quinone oxidoreductase subunit L — protein sequence MLNYIWLIPLFPLIGFVVIGVLGRPLFKGKTELVPAIIGCTTIFLSFVVSVLSVVALYRYIEPNAVGSRVFTRELFTWIEMGAFKVPFKLHLDALSSVMILVVTGVGFLIHVYSYGYMHKDPSQYRFFAYMNLFTCAMLILVLGGNFLLMFIGWEGVGLCSYLLIGFWFEKDSAATAGKKAFVTNRVGDFGFVLGMLLMFSVFGTLDYETVFAEAPHRLAVGGGIVTAITMLLFVGATGKSAQIPLYVWLPDAMEGPTPTSALIHAATMVTSGIYMVSRANVLYSMAPASLILVAAVGAGTAFFAGSIGLAQNDIKKVLAYSTVSQLGYMLLGCGVAAYFAGIFHLMTHAFFKALLFLGAGSVIHGMSGDQDMRNMGGLRKYMPHTCWTFMIAYLAIAGIPPFAGFFSKDEILWKAFTYNSPILGPMWGKFLWAIGAATAAMTAFYMTRLVSLTFFGESRVSHEAEHHLHESPGAMIYPLMGLAVLSLIGGWVGIPAALGGGNHFHHFLAPVLDQASHGAQGAHAAATAGLAYAAEVTGHGGGAESSHGLELFMMVVSVALAGIGIGIGYFFYIKNPNMPQLLAYKFQGLHKALVNKWYVDEIYEFAVINATKQFANLLCWFDAHIIDGIVNGAAYATKAFSSGSMLFDGTVVDGLVNLTGRIVEVASGMMRRVQTGYAHSYALVMAIGTFVLLSIYILLR from the coding sequence ATACTGAATTACATCTGGCTGATTCCGCTGTTTCCTCTGATCGGTTTTGTGGTTATCGGCGTGCTCGGCCGCCCGTTGTTCAAAGGAAAGACGGAACTTGTTCCCGCGATAATCGGATGCACGACGATTTTCCTCTCCTTTGTCGTTTCAGTTCTCAGCGTGGTTGCGCTTTACCGGTACATCGAGCCGAATGCAGTAGGCTCGCGCGTCTTCACGCGCGAGCTGTTCACGTGGATCGAAATGGGCGCGTTCAAGGTGCCGTTCAAGCTTCACCTGGACGCGCTTTCGTCCGTCATGATCCTGGTGGTCACCGGCGTCGGTTTCCTCATTCACGTCTATTCGTACGGCTACATGCACAAGGACCCGAGCCAGTACCGGTTCTTTGCTTACATGAATCTGTTCACGTGCGCGATGCTCATCCTGGTGCTCGGCGGCAATTTCCTGCTGATGTTCATCGGGTGGGAGGGCGTCGGCCTGTGCTCGTATCTGCTCATCGGGTTCTGGTTCGAGAAGGATTCGGCCGCGACGGCCGGGAAAAAGGCGTTCGTCACCAACCGTGTCGGCGACTTCGGGTTTGTGCTCGGCATGCTGCTGATGTTTTCGGTCTTCGGCACGCTCGATTATGAGACGGTTTTCGCGGAGGCCCCGCACAGATTGGCGGTGGGAGGCGGGATAGTCACCGCGATAACGATGCTGCTCTTCGTCGGCGCGACCGGAAAATCAGCGCAGATACCGCTGTATGTGTGGCTGCCCGACGCGATGGAAGGCCCCACGCCTACCAGCGCTCTCATCCACGCCGCCACGATGGTCACGTCCGGTATCTACATGGTTTCGCGGGCCAACGTGCTGTATTCGATGGCGCCTGCAAGCCTGATCCTTGTGGCCGCCGTTGGCGCGGGCACGGCTTTCTTCGCCGGCTCTATCGGTCTTGCGCAAAACGATATCAAGAAGGTTCTGGCGTATTCGACGGTGAGCCAGCTCGGATACATGCTGCTCGGCTGCGGAGTCGCGGCCTATTTTGCCGGAATATTTCACCTGATGACACACGCATTCTTCAAGGCGCTGCTGTTCCTTGGCGCCGGCAGCGTGATCCACGGCATGAGTGGCGACCAAGACATGCGCAACATGGGCGGCCTGAGGAAATACATGCCGCACACGTGTTGGACGTTCATGATCGCCTATCTCGCAATCGCCGGGATTCCTCCGTTCGCCGGATTCTTCAGCAAAGACGAGATTCTGTGGAAGGCGTTCACCTACAATTCGCCGATCCTCGGGCCGATGTGGGGGAAGTTTTTGTGGGCGATCGGGGCCGCCACCGCGGCAATGACGGCTTTCTACATGACGCGCCTCGTGTCTCTGACGTTTTTCGGCGAATCCCGCGTTTCGCACGAGGCGGAGCATCACCTGCATGAGTCGCCGGGCGCAATGATTTATCCGCTCATGGGGCTGGCCGTCCTCTCGCTGATCGGCGGATGGGTGGGCATCCCGGCCGCTCTTGGCGGCGGAAACCATTTCCATCATTTTCTGGCGCCCGTGCTTGATCAGGCTTCGCACGGCGCGCAGGGAGCGCATGCGGCCGCAACCGCGGGCCTGGCGTATGCCGCGGAAGTGACCGGTCACGGGGGCGGCGCAGAATCCTCGCATGGCCTCGAGCTGTTCATGATGGTGGTTTCAGTGGCGCTCGCGGGTATCGGCATCGGCATCGGGTATTTCTTCTATATCAAGAATCCGAACATGCCGCAGTTGCTCGCATACAAGTTCCAGGGGCTTCACAAGGCGCTGGTGAATAAGTGGTACGTGGACGAGATATACGAGTTCGCCGTCATCAACGCGACGAAGCAGTTCGCCAACCTGCTGTGCTGGTTTGACGCCCATATCATCGACGGCATCGTGAACGGAGCCGCATACGCGACCAAAGCGTTCAGTTCCGGCAGCATGTTGTTCGACGGCACCGTCGTCGACGGGCTGGTGAATCTGACGGGCCGCATTGTGGAAGTGGCAAGTGGAATGATGCGGCGCGTGCAGACCGGCTATGCCCACAGTTACGCCCTGGTTATGGCAATCGGGACGTTTGTGCTTTTAAGCATCTATATCCTCTTACGGTAA
- a CDS encoding FAD-binding protein, which translates to MAEILFDSWFVNPCGKLVDEQSAEKIPSAHQKFFQNGKCPPDLKAVIGWGGIVLLNKDVCIVQLMVKFFEQVQAKSCGRCFPCRVGSCVILDTLRRIAAGEGRAADLDLLKSLAADVRNGALCGFGIAMEKPLVDALTNFKAEFEAHLNGKKCEAPATESIMIAPCNFGCPATTDAARYIELIREQKFNQSIDVARAPNPFAAICGRACFHPCEKLCKRSNVDEPISIAYLKRAVSDYEKKLIKQKQFRLKPHKSTGEKGKVAVIGSGPAGATCARELASWDYDVTIFEAAPVVGGTTHLGIPAYRLPRDIVNGEIEQVQEYGVTVKTNSALGRDFSLQDLFDQGFKAVFLAIGAMKGKKLGIPGEDENEGVLDAMEFLRRVNLGDETRLGRKVIVIGGGNSAVDCARVPLHLGYEDVNIVYRRTRKEMPASPWEVEEAEHEGVKLHFLAAPVRVIGKNGKVVGLECIRMELGEPDASGRRRPVEVKGSEFTIDTDLIIAAVSQAPDLDYFRKIQGLGISKRETFEVDPDTLQTTLPGVFAGGDVATGPQSVIAAVQSGLQAAVSIDKYLNGGTHAEFERLQRLRAIVNALGPVDKSEYCAGTSGLKRAQMPALPPKERIGNLDEVELGFSEQAAAAEAERCMRCYRIIMTA; encoded by the coding sequence TTGGCTGAGATTCTTTTTGACAGTTGGTTTGTGAATCCCTGCGGAAAACTCGTTGACGAGCAATCCGCGGAAAAAATCCCATCGGCTCACCAGAAGTTTTTCCAGAACGGCAAATGCCCGCCGGACCTGAAGGCGGTGATCGGCTGGGGCGGCATCGTCCTTTTGAACAAGGATGTGTGCATCGTCCAGTTGATGGTGAAGTTCTTCGAGCAGGTCCAGGCGAAATCCTGCGGCAGGTGTTTTCCGTGCCGAGTCGGCTCATGCGTGATATTGGATACGCTGCGCCGGATCGCGGCTGGAGAAGGCCGCGCAGCCGACCTCGACCTTTTGAAGTCGCTCGCCGCCGATGTCCGCAATGGGGCTTTGTGCGGCTTCGGCATCGCGATGGAGAAACCGCTCGTTGACGCCCTCACCAATTTCAAGGCCGAGTTCGAGGCCCATCTCAACGGCAAGAAATGCGAGGCGCCCGCGACCGAATCGATCATGATCGCGCCGTGCAATTTCGGGTGTCCCGCCACGACCGATGCCGCCCGTTATATAGAGCTTATTCGAGAACAAAAATTCAACCAATCCATTGACGTTGCGCGCGCGCCCAATCCATTCGCGGCGATTTGCGGCCGCGCCTGCTTCCATCCCTGTGAGAAACTGTGCAAGCGCAGCAATGTCGACGAGCCGATCTCGATTGCCTATTTGAAGCGAGCCGTATCCGATTACGAAAAAAAGCTGATCAAGCAGAAGCAGTTCCGCCTTAAGCCCCACAAATCAACCGGGGAAAAGGGGAAAGTAGCCGTCATCGGGTCGGGTCCGGCGGGCGCCACGTGCGCGCGCGAACTCGCCTCGTGGGATTATGACGTGACTATTTTCGAGGCCGCTCCTGTTGTCGGCGGCACGACGCATCTGGGTATTCCCGCATATCGGTTGCCGCGCGACATCGTCAACGGCGAAATCGAGCAGGTGCAGGAATACGGCGTCACGGTGAAGACCAACAGCGCGCTCGGCAGAGATTTTTCGCTGCAGGACTTGTTCGACCAGGGCTTCAAGGCCGTCTTCCTCGCCATCGGCGCGATGAAGGGGAAAAAACTCGGCATACCCGGCGAGGACGAGAACGAAGGCGTGCTGGACGCGATGGAATTCTTGCGCCGCGTCAACCTCGGCGACGAGACGCGCCTGGGCAGGAAGGTAATCGTCATCGGCGGCGGCAACTCGGCCGTTGACTGCGCGCGCGTGCCGCTGCATCTCGGGTATGAAGACGTCAATATCGTCTACCGGCGCACCCGCAAGGAGATGCCGGCGAGCCCGTGGGAAGTCGAAGAAGCCGAACACGAAGGCGTGAAACTGCATTTTCTGGCCGCGCCCGTGCGCGTGATCGGGAAAAACGGGAAAGTGGTCGGTCTGGAATGCATTCGCATGGAACTCGGCGAACCCGACGCCAGCGGCCGGCGGCGTCCGGTCGAGGTGAAGGGCTCGGAGTTTACCATAGATACCGATTTGATCATAGCTGCGGTGAGTCAGGCGCCGGACTTGGACTACTTCAGGAAAATACAGGGACTCGGCATAAGCAAGCGCGAAACGTTCGAGGTGGACCCCGACACGTTGCAGACGACGCTCCCCGGCGTTTTTGCGGGCGGCGACGTTGCAACCGGACCGCAATCGGTCATCGCGGCGGTACAGTCCGGCCTGCAGGCGGCGGTCTCGATCGACAAATATTTGAACGGCGGCACGCACGCAGAATTCGAGCGGCTGCAGCGCCTGCGCGCAATCGTCAACGCGCTCGGCCCTGTTGACAAATCCGAATACTGCGCCGGCACAAGCGGTCTGAAGCGGGCGCAGATGCCCGCGCTCCCGCCGAAGGAGCGCATCGGCAACCTCGACGAGGTCGAGCTTGGCTTCAGTGAACAGGCCGCGGCGGCCGAGGCCGAACGCTGTATGAGATGTTACCGGATCATTATGACCGCCTGA
- a CDS encoding DNA polymerase subunit beta, with protein MAAQIQIEREKIAAFCEKWKIKEFVLFGSVLREDFGPDSDIDVLISFSDDADWSLYDWIDMIDELKAIFGREVDLVEKGTIRNPFRRHAIMNNKEIVYAA; from the coding sequence ATGGCCGCGCAGATTCAGATTGAGAGAGAAAAAATCGCTGCTTTTTGCGAGAAATGGAAGATCAAAGAATTCGTTCTGTTCGGCTCTGTTTTGCGAGAGGATTTTGGGCCTGACAGCGATATAGATGTGCTCATAAGTTTCTCCGATGATGCGGATTGGAGCCTGTACGATTGGATCGATATGATAGATGAATTGAAGGCCATTTTTGGCCGTGAGGTGGACCTTGTTGAGAAAGGGACAATTCGTAATCCCTTCCGCCGCCACGCAATCATGAATAATAAAGAGATCGTCTATGCAGCCTGA
- a CDS encoding NADH-quinone oxidoreductase subunit J, which translates to MLSFQILAIITVVSAFMVVTRRNPMHSALWLLVTFFALAGLYLLMNAEFVAAIQIIIYAGGILVLYIFVIMFVDLSKDSTLRKAFHKPGQVVFAAVFSALIMVVVVAVSLTGIEPFAIGEPAAAATDSTKAFAKDLFLQYLYPFEIASILLLVAMIGSVILARRSTTSVSAREKELQ; encoded by the coding sequence ATGCTGTCATTCCAGATTTTGGCGATTATCACCGTGGTTTCGGCCTTCATGGTGGTCACGCGCCGCAATCCGATGCACTCGGCGCTGTGGCTGCTGGTGACGTTCTTCGCATTGGCCGGCCTCTATCTTCTGATGAATGCCGAGTTCGTCGCCGCGATCCAGATAATCATCTACGCGGGCGGCATCCTGGTCCTGTATATTTTCGTCATCATGTTTGTCGACCTCTCGAAGGATTCGACGCTGCGCAAAGCTTTCCATAAGCCGGGCCAAGTCGTATTCGCGGCCGTTTTCTCGGCGCTGATCATGGTTGTTGTTGTCGCGGTCAGCCTGACCGGCATCGAGCCGTTTGCAATCGGAGAACCCGCGGCGGCGGCAACCGATTCAACGAAAGCGTTTGCGAAGGATTTATTCCTGCAGTACCTCTATCCGTTCGAGATAGCTTCGATCCTGCTTCTGGTGGCGATGATCGGATCGGTCATCCTGGCTCGGCGAAGCACGACATCCGTTTCCGCAAGGGAGAAAGAACTTCAATGA
- a CDS encoding MBL fold metallo-hydrolase: MTPPNSVTLLWHGAAHYHIIYNNTRIVIDPLYTRLPGDTPHLPVTRDDVEKIDCLLLTHGHLDHSKDFPYLAAKHNPLTYAPAACLSKIHHLPLKSGLPYSAAGISTASGPEGGPTQTPFKISSPAPASAEPEDRIAYPGSPSLPLSERGTERLSYNGLAPMTERYRQVRVTRHSCESRNPGSGKRRQISITGQPPEGDLGLPATGSLHALEQVKGKSFDIAGISITPYQIGTEEIDFWFIREMFIRPWKHRKPAALADGFRWLARNLFGNCFAFLFSFPPNGGTMLYFGNLTSEVDELDSIERVDVLAIPFCPANNHWLRDTQFLINRFRPAVALIHHFDNFMNPFTLYRYMNLDDYRSAVRRKCPETRLYFSKFYKEVELSEIAAIRTASEG, from the coding sequence ATGACTCCACCCAATAGCGTCACCCTCCTGTGGCACGGGGCAGCCCACTATCATATCATCTATAATAACACCCGGATCGTGATCGATCCGCTGTATACGCGCCTGCCCGGCGACACGCCGCACCTGCCGGTCACAAGAGACGATGTCGAAAAAATCGACTGCCTGCTGCTGACCCACGGCCACCTCGACCATTCGAAGGACTTCCCGTATCTCGCCGCAAAACACAATCCGCTCACCTACGCCCCAGCGGCATGTCTGTCGAAAATCCATCACCTACCCTTAAAAAGCGGGCTTCCTTATTCGGCCGCCGGCATTTCAACCGCAAGTGGTCCGGAGGGCGGTCCAACGCAAACTCCTTTCAAAATATCTTCGCCGGCGCCGGCATCAGCAGAACCCGAAGACCGGATTGCATATCCTGGGTCGCCTTCTCTCCCCCTTTCGGAAAGGGGGACTGAGAGACTGTCCTATAATGGGTTGGCGCCGATGACAGAACGGTATCGACAAGTCAGAGTAACCCGTCATTCCTGCGAAAGCAGGAATCCAGGGTCTGGAAAAAGAAGACAAATCTCAATCACGGGACAGCCTCCTGAGGGGGATTTAGGATTACCCGCGACCGGTTCTCTTCATGCGCTTGAACAAGTAAAAGGAAAATCTTTCGATATCGCCGGCATCTCGATCACGCCCTATCAGATCGGCACCGAGGAGATCGATTTCTGGTTCATCCGCGAGATGTTCATCCGGCCGTGGAAACATCGGAAACCGGCCGCGCTCGCCGATGGCTTTCGCTGGCTGGCTCGCAACCTGTTCGGCAACTGCTTCGCGTTCCTCTTTTCGTTTCCGCCGAATGGCGGTACCATGCTCTATTTCGGCAATCTGACGAGCGAGGTGGACGAGCTGGACTCTATCGAGCGCGTCGACGTGCTCGCGATCCCCTTCTGCCCGGCGAACAACCACTGGCTGCGCGACACGCAGTTCCTCATCAACCGATTCCGTCCTGCCGTCGCGCTCATCCACCACTTCGACAACTTCATGAATCCGTTCACCCTCTACCGCTACATGAACCTGGACGACTACCGAAGCGCCGTCCGCCGGAAATGTCCCGAAACGAGATTGTATTTCTCGAAGTTCTATAAGGAGGTGGAGCTCTCGGAGATTGCCGCAATAAGGACGGCAAGCGAAGGGTAA
- a CDS encoding ankyrin repeat domain-containing protein: MQQQPPETRWLRLKEETNALDYLERASLFIRETPENTKAWKWVIIALHGALYGFAVAAACGTDDTSLNRGRGKLLGIWDVLKLCQDPNHMKMLSHSKHLHLTESQRKSVELMVSELRNEFAHFKPKLWSIELHGMPDIAVDVLEVIRFLALETNTYIHLTQKEMETVNRLVEQSTTFLQKTQLYEENRLAENLSFVARKKLELANVAYTDEEFVSQAAQGNTQTVELFMASGMDPDIRNSKGVTALMCATMNGHVETIKALLANGAEVDVKAEDGVTAIKIAESKSYKEIEEILRLARFSFMRRNIFPAP; this comes from the coding sequence ATGCAACAACAACCTCCGGAAACTCGATGGCTAAGATTGAAGGAAGAAACGAACGCATTGGATTACCTTGAACGCGCCTCCCTCTTTATCAGAGAGACGCCGGAGAATACAAAGGCGTGGAAATGGGTAATTATTGCTTTGCACGGTGCGCTTTACGGTTTTGCAGTGGCAGCCGCGTGCGGCACAGATGATACAAGTCTTAACAGGGGGAGGGGAAAGCTTCTCGGGATTTGGGATGTGCTGAAGTTGTGCCAGGATCCCAACCATATGAAAATGCTCAGTCACAGCAAGCACCTCCATCTGACGGAAAGCCAAAGGAAATCCGTCGAATTAATGGTATCTGAACTCAGAAACGAATTCGCACACTTCAAGCCCAAATTGTGGAGCATTGAACTCCACGGAATGCCAGATATCGCTGTTGACGTCTTAGAGGTCATTCGATTTCTTGCCCTTGAAACCAATACCTACATTCATCTGACTCAAAAGGAAATGGAGACGGTAAATAGGCTGGTGGAACAGAGCACAACTTTTCTTCAGAAGACACAACTGTATGAGGAGAACAGGCTTGCAGAAAACCTTTCTTTCGTTGCCCGAAAAAAACTGGAATTGGCCAATGTGGCTTACACCGATGAAGAGTTCGTTTCTCAAGCAGCTCAAGGAAATACGCAAACGGTTGAACTCTTTATGGCTTCAGGAATGGACCCAGATATAAGAAATAGTAAAGGTGTGACGGCGCTGATGTGCGCCACAATGAATGGCCATGTCGAGACCATTAAGGCCCTCTTGGCCAACGGAGCCGAAGTGGACGTGAAAGCCGAAGACGGTGTGACTGCAATAAAGATTGCAGAATCCAAAAGTTATAAAGAGATCGAAGAAATTTTGAGGCTAGCAAGGTTCTCGTTCATGCGGAGAAATATTTTTCCTGCACCTTGA
- a CDS encoding DNA adenine methylase, which translates to MRDARQTFLFADFEEKASPKPVNVASVPQRSPFRYPGGKTWFVPTFREWLKNKSLRPRLLVEPFAGGGIISLTALFENLVDTVLMVELDEEIAAVWQSIVAGEARWLAKRILEFDLTKEAVITEISKKRRSARERAFQTILKNRTFHGGILAEGSGFLKYGENGKGVLSRWYPRTLAKRFENLELVADRIEFRCSDGLDVLQEFASALDVVFFIDPPYTAGGKKAGKRLYRYFELDHEKLFSICEKLKGDFLITYDNADEVKALAREHKLQMRLMPMTNTHHAKMEELVIGKDLSWMDAFPAVHEPPASYVRSKKRRRCKVNH; encoded by the coding sequence ATGCGAGACGCTCGACAGACATTTCTGTTTGCGGATTTTGAAGAAAAAGCTTCACCGAAACCGGTGAATGTGGCGTCGGTCCCACAGAGAAGCCCTTTTCGCTATCCGGGTGGCAAGACGTGGTTTGTGCCAACTTTCCGGGAATGGCTGAAAAATAAGAGCCTACGGCCTCGCCTGCTCGTTGAACCTTTCGCTGGCGGCGGCATAATTAGTTTGACCGCTCTTTTTGAAAATCTGGTCGATACTGTACTTATGGTAGAACTGGACGAGGAAATCGCTGCCGTGTGGCAGTCTATCGTCGCCGGCGAGGCGCGATGGCTCGCAAAGCGCATTCTGGAATTCGACCTTACAAAAGAGGCGGTAATTACGGAAATTTCGAAGAAGCGCCGGTCAGCACGGGAGCGCGCTTTTCAGACGATCCTTAAAAATCGCACTTTCCACGGCGGAATACTTGCCGAAGGATCAGGGTTTCTAAAATATGGCGAGAACGGCAAAGGCGTTCTTTCGAGATGGTATCCCCGCACGCTTGCCAAACGCTTCGAGAATCTTGAACTGGTCGCGGATCGAATCGAGTTCAGATGCTCCGATGGCCTGGATGTCTTACAAGAATTTGCATCCGCACTCGATGTGGTGTTCTTTATTGACCCACCTTACACGGCAGGCGGAAAGAAGGCAGGTAAACGCCTCTATCGTTATTTCGAACTGGACCACGAAAAGTTGTTCTCGATCTGCGAGAAGTTGAAAGGAGATTTTCTCATCACATACGATAATGCAGATGAAGTCAAGGCGCTGGCCCGCGAGCACAAGTTACAAATGCGGCTCATGCCAATGACAAATACTCATCATGCGAAAATGGAAGAGCTTGTAATCGGGAAAGACCTTTCCTGGATGGACGCTTTTCCTGCAGTTCACGAGCCTCCCGCCAGTTACGTCCGTTCGAAGAAGCGAAGACGCTGTAAGGTTAACCATTAG